In Arachis hypogaea cultivar Tifrunner chromosome 17, arahy.Tifrunner.gnm2.J5K5, whole genome shotgun sequence, a single window of DNA contains:
- the LOC140180696 gene encoding uncharacterized protein — translation MEFTTRKAFKRAVTNYTLQEGRGVRTNITRSLGDARKIVRGDEAAQYAKLKDYAEELLRSNPGSTVKLGVNAQLRETLSFRIFMCLHGCKQGFVHRCRPLIGLDAAFLKTSYGGWLMCAVVQDANNHIYPIAWAIVPVEKTTWKWFLELLHEDIGFYQEHNWCFMSDMQKGLIPVLQEVMPNVHRRFCEWHLWHNFQKRWKNKHLKSLLWACVRAQTALEFNKIMQTLKIINVKAWEYLDKIPRQS, via the exons ATGGAATTTACAACTAGGAAAGCTTTCAAAAGGGCTGTTACAAATTATACTTTACAAGAGGGAAGAGGAGTAAG GACTAACATTACAAGATCTTTAGGAGATGCTAGGAAGATTGTGAGAGGTGATGAAGCAGCCCAGTATGCCAAGCTTAAGGATTATGCAGAGGAGTTGTTGAGGTCAAATCCAGGATCTACTGTGAAACTAGGTGTAAATGCACAACTGAGGGAGACCCTATCTTTCAGAATTTTTATGTGTCTTCATGGTTGCAAGCAAGGGTTTGTGCACAGATGTAGACCCTTGATTGGTTTGGATGCAGCGTTTCTAAAGACTTCCTATGGAGGATGGCTAATGTGTGCCGTGGTGCAAGATGCAAACAATCACATCTACCCCATAGCATGGGCTATTGTTCCTGTTGAGAAAACAACTTGGAAGTGGTTCTTGGAACTTTTACATGAAGACATCGGTTTCTATCAGGAGCATAACTGGTGTTTCATGAGTGACATGCAAAAG GGACTCATACCGGTACTGCAAGAGGTTATGCCCAATGTGCATCGCAGATTTTGTGAATGGCACTTGTGGCATAACTTCCAAAAGCGATGGAAGAACAAGCACCTGAAATCATTATTGTGGGCATGTGTTAGAGCACAGACAGCTCTAGAGTTTAACAAAATCATGCAAACCCTCAAGATTATCAATGTGAAGGCGTGGGAGTATCTGGACAAGATCCCCAGACAATCCTAG